In Carya illinoinensis cultivar Pawnee chromosome 10, C.illinoinensisPawnee_v1, whole genome shotgun sequence, one DNA window encodes the following:
- the LOC122278143 gene encoding vacuolar protein 8-like produces the protein MRTTMGDEKPDQVSTELSAGMSSLRRAIETLSSLISVSHSVKVFAAKWQSIRGKLEELNAGLIATEHCEYSSENPAVAGLASAIFITANESYNLARRCVDLSYSGKLLMQSDLNVILTKLDRFLKDLSDMYTAGILTHGYALVVLKPGPGACKDDMRFYVGDLWTRMKVGDTEMKRQALVNLYEVVVEDEKYVKVMLEVDDVVNVLVSSLDSPETEIQEESAKVISVIAGFESYKGILVGAGVIYPLIRVLECGSVLGKEIAVRCLKKLTENSDNAWSVSAHGGVTTLLKICAGVDFRGELVGLACGVLINLIGVEEIKRFVVEEGAISMYIKLARSKNEELQRIAIEFLQSAAFGDDSIREMVIREGGIPTLVRIIDPEWSYSLKTREIALKAIENLCFSSKSAVKGLMDNGFVDHIIYLIRYGEVSVQELALKVAYRLCGTSEEAKKAMGDAGFMPELVKFLNAKSFEVREMASEALSCMILLPKNRKRFVQDDRNVGLLLEMLDSQEGYSGSRSFLFSILMSLSSCKSVKRKIVNSGYLRNIEELAQAGVSDAKRLVKKLSTNRFRIMLSGIWHS, from the coding sequence ATGAGAACTACTATGGGAGATGAAAAGCCAGATCAAGTCTCTACCGAACTATCCGCCGGCATGTCCAGTCTCCGGCGAGCCATTGAGACATTATCCTCGTTGATTTCAGTGTCTCACTCAGTCAAAGTCTTTGCAGCGAAATGGCAATCGATTCGGGGCAAGCTTGAGGAGCTCAATGCCGGCTTAATCGCCACGGAGCACTGCGAGTACTCCAGTGAAAATCCAGCGGTGGCAGGCTTAGCGTCTGCCATATTTATCACTGCTAACGAAAGCTACAACCTGGCTCGTCGTTGCGTTGATCTCTCTTATAGCGGCAAGCTTCTCATGCAGAGCGACCTGAATGTGATACTCACGAAACTCGATCGGTTCTTGAAGGACCTCTCTGACATGTATACAGCCGGTATTTTGACTCATGGGTATGCGTTGGTTGTTTTAAAGCCTGGTCCTGGTGCTTGCAAAGACGACATGCGGTTTTATGTTGGAGACTTATGGACAAGGATGAAGGTTGGTGATACGGAAATGAAAAGGCAAGCCTTGGTTAATCTGTATGAGGTTGTGGTCGAAGACGAGAAATACGTGAAAGTCATGTTGGAAGTGGATGATGTTGTGAACGTGTTAGTGAGTTCTCTCGACTCACCAGAGACGGAGATCCAAGAAGAGTCTGCGAAGGTGATCTCGGTGATTGCGGGGTTCGAGTCGTATAAGGGGATTTTGGTCGGAGCCGGAGTTATTTATCCGTTGATTCGGGTTTTGGAGTGTGGGAGTGTGCTGGGTAAAGAAATTGCCGTAAGGTGTTTGAAGAAACTGACCGAGAATTCGGACAACGCGTGGTCTGTCTCGGCTCATGGGGGAGTGACTACACTGTTAAAGATTTGTGCTGGTGTTGATTTTCGGGGAGAGTTGGTTGGTCTTGCTTGTGGGGTACTGATAAATCTCATTGGAGTTGAAGAAATAAAGCGGTTTGTTGTTGAAGAAGGTGCTATTTCCATGTATATCAAGCTTGCAAGGTCTAAAAACGAAGAATTGCAGAGGATAGCTATTGAATTCCTTCAAAGTGCAGCATTTGGAGACGACTCGATTCGGGAAATGGTCATTAGAGAAGGAGGAATTCCCACATTAGTTCGTATTATAGATCCTGAATGGTCGTATTCTTTGAAAACCCGGGAGATAGCATTGAAAGCAATCGAGAATCTGTGTTTCTCGTCCAAAAGTGCTGTAAAAGGCTTGATGGATAATGGGTTTGTggatcatataatatatttgattaGATATGGGGAAGTTTCTGTTCAAGAATTGGCCCTGAAGGTGGCGTATAGGCTCTGTGGAACATCAGAGGAGGCCAAGAAAGCAATGGGTGATGCTGGGTTTATGCCTGAGCTTGTTAAATTTCTCAATGCAAAGTCATTTGAAGTTAGGGAAATGGCATCTGAGGCACTCTCCTGCATGATCTTGCTGCCCAAAAATCGAAAGAGGTTTGTGCAGGATGACCGGAATGTTGGGCTACTGTTGGAGATGCTTGACTCTCAGGAAGGATATTCAGGAAGCAGAAGTTTCTTGTTCTCCATACTAATGTCATTATCAAGCTGCAAGAGTGTCAAAAGAAAGATTGTGAATTCTGGGTACCTGAGAAACATAGAGGAACTTGCACAAGCAGGTGTTTCGGATGCTAAAAGACTTGTCAAGAAGTTATCCACGAACAGATTCCGCATTATGTTGAGTGGAATCTGGCATTCttga